A window of Primulina tabacum isolate GXHZ01 chromosome 4, ASM2559414v2, whole genome shotgun sequence contains these coding sequences:
- the LOC142541830 gene encoding uncharacterized protein LOC142541830: MASFNKIPMLYKEDYDDWKIRMHAHLAAQDDDMWYVITDGPMRILKVNTAATTNEGAPQMVEKHRSEWTAEDKKKANLDNVAKDILYKTLDKNMFAKIKTCTTAKEIWEKLNQLCEGNDQTKEIS, from the coding sequence ATGgcttctttcaataaaattccaatgCTCTATAAAGAAGATTATGACGATTGGAAAATTCGCATGCATGCACATTTAGCAGCccaagatgacgacatgtggtatgtcatcactgacggGCCAATGAGAATTCTGAAGGTGAATACAGCTGCAACAACAAATGAAGGTGCTCCTCAGATGGTTGAAAAGCACAGATCTGAATGGACAGCTGAGGATAAAAAGAAGGCAAATTTGGATAACGTTGCGAAAGATATTCTCTATAAAACTCTGGACAAGAATATGTTCGCCAAAATCAAGACCTGCACTACTGCGAAggaaatatgggaaaaacttaATCAACTATGCGAAGGCAATGATCAGACTAAGGAAATAAGTTGA